From the Oleiphilus messinensis genome, one window contains:
- a CDS encoding HD domain-containing protein has translation MESVFLDLMGGHDKLIMDPVHGGIALFEHEMRVIDHALFQRLRNICQNDILSLVFPGATHSRFLHSIGVMHVGTRMFSAMIDAYLRDRKNRQQRELTRLHIQSIDYFSKIIRLACLLHDSGHSSFSHQFTQATQIKQLMAKSGRFNELWKDVDFKQVYNNAPDKLEHEHYSIRCAFEIFNDIQLIQYGIDPLDVLGLMETTEVQPTARFIEYARAFWGFIADPNTFADVDKEKNSDIKIAYMVQNFLSGIVSGEVDADRADYMLRDGFHSSVSIGSYNLDHLLSNLRFGWDLEAPWLGLAITRKGLGALEDFVYSRHQMYRQVYAHKTALGFDFILREAINEVLSDPSIFDHIDCCLSDMQNFCDLTDHFFWEAFRTHARSVQKSYSSCITQRIKLKHLKTEENIELNEVDAIRHDLAKQLKIDDDHIVTCTMKARFSNIRENFDKIKVLTKNPITGERDLQQISEVSSFFQKFSDGTIVHFYQKPF, from the coding sequence ATGGAATCAGTGTTTTTAGACTTAATGGGTGGACATGACAAATTGATAATGGACCCGGTTCATGGCGGTATTGCTCTGTTTGAGCATGAAATGCGGGTAATTGATCATGCACTGTTCCAACGTCTTAGAAATATTTGCCAGAATGACATCCTTTCTCTGGTTTTCCCTGGTGCAACTCACTCTCGTTTTTTGCATAGCATCGGCGTTATGCATGTCGGCACACGTATGTTCTCCGCAATGATAGATGCCTATCTCAGAGACCGGAAAAACCGGCAACAGCGAGAGCTAACCCGTCTTCACATTCAATCAATTGACTATTTTTCAAAAATAATAAGATTAGCCTGCTTACTGCATGACAGTGGACACTCAAGCTTCTCCCATCAATTTACTCAAGCGACACAGATTAAACAATTGATGGCCAAGTCGGGCCGATTCAATGAACTTTGGAAAGACGTCGATTTTAAGCAAGTGTACAACAATGCGCCAGATAAACTGGAACACGAACATTACTCCATCCGATGTGCTTTTGAGATTTTTAATGACATTCAACTCATCCAGTATGGTATCGATCCACTGGATGTTTTGGGCTTAATGGAAACGACCGAAGTACAACCTACAGCTCGCTTTATCGAATATGCTCGTGCATTCTGGGGCTTTATTGCAGACCCGAATACGTTCGCAGACGTCGACAAGGAGAAAAACAGCGATATTAAAATTGCTTATATGGTGCAAAATTTTTTGTCCGGAATCGTCTCGGGCGAGGTCGACGCAGATCGTGCAGATTATATGCTAAGGGATGGCTTTCACTCCTCTGTTAGTATAGGAAGCTACAATCTCGATCATTTGCTCAGCAATCTTCGGTTCGGATGGGATCTGGAAGCCCCTTGGCTGGGCCTGGCGATCACCCGTAAAGGTCTCGGAGCCTTGGAAGATTTCGTTTACAGTCGCCATCAAATGTATCGTCAGGTTTACGCTCACAAGACCGCGCTTGGGTTTGACTTCATTCTTCGAGAAGCGATCAATGAAGTACTTTCCGACCCTTCTATTTTTGATCACATAGATTGTTGCCTCAGTGATATGCAAAACTTCTGCGATCTCACAGATCATTTCTTTTGGGAAGCCTTCAGAACTCACGCTCGCTCAGTTCAAAAAAGTTACTCAAGTTGCATCACGCAAAGGATTAAATTGAAACACCTCAAGACCGAAGAAAATATCGAATTGAACGAAGTCGATGCGATCCGTCACGATTTGGCGAAACAATTGAAAATCGACGACGATCATATCGTAACCTGCACCATGAAAGCCCGATTTTCCAATATCCGGGAAAACTTCGACAAAATTAAGGTTCTAACCAAAAATCCAATTACGGGTGAGCGGGATTTACAACAAATATCGGAAGTCAGTAGCTTTTTTCAAAAATTCTCAGACGGTACAATTGTCCATTTCTATCAGAAGCCATTTTAA
- a CDS encoding STAS domain-containing protein, whose product MPSFKILQAEVQGIYVLKFIGEIRLNLCSTLDKIIEGMVSNPDFKTVVVDLTETSIVDSTTLGLLAKIAVAAKDRSNFMPTLLTTNPDVTKIVESMGFDRIFFILTESASDIQTLQEIPVSGASEAEAKEQVLEAHRVLMKMNKRNWDEFKDLVKALEGEAEI is encoded by the coding sequence ATGCCCAGCTTTAAAATTCTACAAGCCGAAGTGCAAGGAATTTACGTTTTAAAGTTCATTGGAGAAATTCGGCTTAATTTGTGTTCAACTCTCGATAAGATTATTGAGGGAATGGTTTCGAATCCTGACTTTAAAACGGTTGTTGTGGATTTGACTGAAACTTCTATCGTGGACAGTACAACTTTAGGGTTGCTGGCAAAAATTGCCGTCGCTGCAAAAGATAGAAGCAATTTTATGCCGACGCTGTTGACCACAAATCCAGATGTAACCAAAATTGTTGAGTCAATGGGCTTTGATAGAATATTTTTTATCCTTACAGAGTCTGCGTCTGATATTCAGACGCTACAGGAAATACCGGTTTCCGGTGCCAGTGAAGCAGAGGCCAAGGAACAGGTGCTTGAAGCCCATCGTGTTTTGATGAAAATGAATAAGCGAAATTGGGACGAGTTTAAAGATCTTGTTAAGGCTCTGGAAGGCGAAGCAGAGATTTAG
- a CDS encoding ISAs1 family transposase has protein sequence METYEEIDKGHGRLEQRKYTHFALTDWVDNKAEWRGLKSVILVERKRTIGVSIQEQSSWYISSLQVNARKAAKAIRSHWQVENPLHWWLDVVYGDDHSTLHSANGPLNLTMIKRYCMNLLTKDSTIKRKKHRVMASAVDDTFREKLLFG, from the coding sequence ATTGAAACGTATGAGGAAATTGATAAGGGTCACGGGCGTCTTGAACAACGAAAATATACCCACTTTGCTTTGACCGATTGGGTAGATAACAAAGCCGAATGGCGAGGGCTAAAGTCAGTTATTCTGGTTGAAAGGAAGCGCACAATTGGAGTATCGATCCAAGAACAATCGTCATGGTATATCTCTTCACTTCAAGTTAATGCCAGGAAAGCAGCGAAGGCTATACGTTCTCATTGGCAGGTTGAGAATCCATTGCATTGGTGGTTGGACGTTGTTTACGGTGATGACCATAGTACACTTCATTCAGCAAACGGGCCCCTAAACTTAACCATGATTAAGAGGTATTGCATGAACTTGTTAACTAAGGACAGCACGATAAAACGGAAAAAGCACCGAGTTATGGCTTCTGCCGTGGACGATACCTTTCGTGAAAAATTGTTATTTGGTTAA
- a CDS encoding NAD(P)H-dependent glycerol-3-phosphate dehydrogenase, whose protein sequence is MTEQAFISVLGGGSFGTAIANIAAENGNRVRQWMRDPERAAEVNQLHENTRYMPGYSLHENLIASTEIKEISDAEIIFFSIPSKSFPQVVDQVRPYISKHQMLVSTTKGIQGDGFRLMSQVLADAFPDNPIGVISGPNLAKEIGQHQLTATVIASASNQVRTRLQEVLGCRYFRVYANSDVFGVELGGALKNIYAIASGMAASLGMGENTKAMLITRSLAEMSRFAEALGANPYTFLGLAGVGDLIVTCTSSLSRNYRVGYAVAKGEAIEEAVDDLGEVAEGINTLKIVKDKAEEMGIYMPLVSGLHGLLYEKKELSEVIDELMLAEQSTDVDFVLSREEHLKHHE, encoded by the coding sequence ATGACAGAACAAGCTTTTATTAGTGTGCTCGGAGGGGGAAGCTTCGGGACCGCGATTGCCAACATAGCGGCTGAAAATGGGAATCGTGTACGACAGTGGATGCGTGACCCGGAAAGAGCTGCAGAAGTTAACCAATTGCACGAAAATACCCGTTATATGCCCGGGTATTCACTTCACGAAAATTTAATCGCATCGACGGAAATTAAAGAAATAAGCGATGCCGAGATTATATTTTTCTCGATACCGAGCAAGTCATTCCCTCAGGTAGTTGATCAGGTTAGGCCTTATATCAGCAAGCATCAAATGCTTGTAAGTACGACGAAAGGAATTCAGGGCGATGGATTTCGACTGATGAGTCAAGTGCTTGCCGATGCATTTCCGGATAACCCTATTGGCGTCATCAGCGGCCCTAATCTTGCCAAAGAAATCGGGCAGCACCAGCTTACGGCGACGGTGATTGCCAGTGCATCGAATCAGGTTAGAACACGCTTGCAAGAAGTTCTCGGATGCCGTTATTTCAGAGTATATGCAAATAGTGATGTATTCGGGGTTGAACTCGGTGGTGCATTGAAAAATATTTACGCAATTGCCTCCGGTATGGCCGCTTCTCTTGGTATGGGGGAAAACACGAAAGCCATGCTCATCACCCGTAGTTTGGCTGAAATGAGTCGCTTTGCTGAAGCATTGGGTGCCAACCCCTATACCTTTTTAGGGCTTGCTGGCGTTGGAGACTTGATCGTGACATGTACCTCTAGTTTGAGTCGAAATTACAGGGTGGGATACGCTGTGGCAAAAGGGGAGGCCATTGAAGAAGCAGTTGATGATCTAGGTGAAGTGGCTGAAGGTATCAACACGTTAAAGATTGTAAAAGACAAAGCTGAGGAAATGGGGATCTACATGCCACTGGTCTCAGGTTTACACGGTTTGTTGTACGAAAAGAAAGAATTGTCAGAAGTCATCGATGAGTTGATGTTGGCTGAACAGAGCACAGATGTTGACTTCGTTTTATCCCGTGAGGAGCATCTAAAGCATCATGAGTAG
- the sixA gene encoding phosphohistidine phosphatase SixA, whose protein sequence is MSSEPCRLFVFRHGEASFRAATDFERLLTPNGVRQTEKVVAHLSEAFNDLDQVSTELWASPLYRAQQTAQLVSSHLDLPVQTRDYLTPDDHPVAVVDNLIAAKSTPRNLILVSHMPLVSGLIAYLQEGHVRPQYSFQTSECVVLEGSDMLPGCMTIKQSFY, encoded by the coding sequence ATGAGTAGTGAACCATGTCGGCTTTTTGTTTTTCGGCATGGCGAAGCGTCATTCCGGGCTGCCACAGATTTTGAACGGTTATTAACACCAAACGGAGTTCGCCAGACTGAGAAGGTTGTCGCTCACTTGAGTGAAGCATTTAACGACCTTGATCAAGTGAGTACGGAGCTGTGGGCGAGCCCCCTGTACCGGGCTCAGCAAACAGCACAGCTGGTTTCGAGTCATCTCGATTTGCCTGTGCAAACAAGAGACTATTTGACGCCCGATGATCATCCTGTGGCGGTTGTTGATAACTTGATTGCTGCCAAGTCGACACCGCGCAACTTGATTCTTGTATCGCATATGCCGTTGGTGTCCGGACTCATTGCTTATCTGCAGGAAGGTCACGTTCGTCCACAATATTCATTTCAAACAAGTGAATGTGTTGTTCTTGAAGGTTCGGACATGTTACCTGGTTGTATGACAATAAAGCAGTCATTCTACTGA
- a CDS encoding IS3 family transposase (programmed frameshift), with the protein MAVRKKYSKEFKLDAISLVIDQGYSKAEAARNLGINPNVLGRWIKEHENDDGHAFRGNGKLTPEQEELRRLREENKRLKMERDILKKGGHLFCHGSKVKYAFITQHKKVWPVGIMCQQLGVTRSGYYSYLQRQDNKPDDPTHSEMIEWIQDIAKSSDDTYGYRRMKTALNVLGYPVGRNKTRKLMKEAGIKVKHKKKYKVTTNSNHKQPVFDNLLDREFAVEQPDQVYASDITYVWTQEGWLYLAVVIDLYSRKVVGWNMSSRMKAQMVCDALKMAVWQRRPEAGLIHHSDRGSQYASRDFRKLLKLHGFKGSMSKKGDCWDNAVVESFFGTLKQERVQWKSYQTRAEAQRDILEYISVFYNNERLHSYLDYRSPVQFEKEMVELRKVA; encoded by the exons ATGGCTGTAAGAAAGAAGTACTCAAAAGAATTTAAATTAGATGCGATTAGCTTGGTAATAGATCAAGGCTATTCGAAGGCAGAAGCGGCAAGAAATCTTGGCATTAATCCAAATGTGCTTGGACGTTGGATTAAAGAGCATGAAAATGATGACGGTCATGCGTTTCGTGGAAATGGAAAACTGACGCCTGAGCAGGAAGAGCTTCGTCGTTTGCGAGAAGAAAACAAACGACTAAAGATGGAGCGCGATATATTAAAAAAAG GCGGCCACCTTTTTTGCCACGGAAGCAAAGTAAAATACGCTTTCATCACCCAGCATAAAAAGGTGTGGCCCGTTGGCATTATGTGCCAGCAATTGGGTGTAACGCGCTCAGGCTATTACAGCTATTTACAGCGTCAAGACAATAAACCTGATGATCCGACTCATTCGGAGATGATTGAGTGGATACAAGATATAGCCAAATCAAGTGATGATACCTATGGCTATCGCAGGATGAAAACAGCATTAAATGTTTTGGGTTACCCGGTTGGCCGGAACAAAACCAGAAAACTGATGAAAGAAGCGGGAATAAAAGTCAAACACAAGAAGAAATACAAAGTAACGACAAACAGCAACCATAAGCAGCCGGTTTTCGATAATCTTCTCGATCGTGAGTTTGCTGTTGAGCAGCCTGACCAGGTCTATGCGTCCGATATCACATACGTCTGGACACAGGAAGGTTGGTTGTATTTAGCGGTAGTGATAGATCTTTACTCTAGAAAAGTAGTTGGATGGAATATGAGCTCACGCATGAAAGCGCAAATGGTTTGTGATGCGCTCAAAATGGCAGTTTGGCAGCGTCGCCCTGAAGCTGGGCTAATACACCACTCTGATCGCGGCTCACAGTATGCCAGCAGGGATTTTAGAAAACTTCTTAAACTACATGGTTTTAAAGGCAGCATGAGTAAGAAGGGTGACTGCTGGGATAATGCCGTCGTTGAAAGTTTCTTTGGCACTTTAAAGCAGGAGCGAGTTCAGTGGAAAAGCTATCAAACAAGAGCTGAAGCTCAGCGGGACATCCTGGAATATATTTCTGTGTTTTATAACAATGAGCGGCTGCATTCGTACCTCGATTACAGAAGTCCGGTACAGTTTGAAAAAGAAATGGTTGAATTAAGAAAAGTAGCTTAA
- a CDS encoding NUDIX hydrolase, with protein sequence MQTTFSGRKQGFLNDFGGGSEPSETPIQTAAREFVEETETMFLESREFLFASDLGLPFCTEERVKAQTKVMTDLMEESICKHPTWRCSRAQRVGRSKKDWDTFFVEVYHRDVEPMNVLWANDKLGVFRKRRMLHWVEGKQLLGFYQSQPERLWKRVRELECADVVIASILKESGRSVQ encoded by the coding sequence ATGCAGACTACATTCAGCGGACGTAAACAGGGTTTCCTCAATGACTTTGGCGGCGGTTCAGAACCCTCTGAAACTCCGATTCAAACTGCAGCACGTGAATTCGTGGAAGAGACAGAAACGATGTTTCTGGAATCAAGGGAGTTTCTTTTTGCATCTGATCTTGGTTTACCCTTTTGTACCGAGGAAAGAGTAAAGGCACAAACCAAGGTAATGACTGATCTCATGGAGGAATCAATTTGCAAACATCCAACTTGGCGTTGTTCACGAGCTCAGAGAGTCGGAAGATCAAAAAAAGATTGGGATACGTTTTTCGTCGAGGTTTATCATCGTGATGTGGAGCCGATGAATGTATTGTGGGCGAATGATAAATTGGGCGTTTTCAGGAAACGTCGAATGTTGCACTGGGTCGAGGGTAAACAACTCCTTGGGTTTTATCAAAGTCAACCAGAACGTTTGTGGAAAAGAGTGCGGGAGTTGGAGTGTGCAGATGTGGTGATTGCTTCAATTTTGAAGGAGAGTGGTCGCAGTGTTCAATGA
- a CDS encoding ISAs1 family transposase, which yields MELAAFSIISDPRNDKNQVYSLDSLLLIIFASVLSGYDSVDEMCEFARLKLDWFNKFVKLERAPCPETLRYLLCSIKPQSLIDVFDEFAKTQKYCSDGDCIAIDGKTMKGTATSSTEALHVISAWSSQYGITLAALESKGKKNEIKTIPEVIDLLDARKAVITTDAMGCQKAIASKIIESKNDYVLQIKGNQRRLFNEIKAFHHLQCREGFDVV from the coding sequence ATGGAATTAGCTGCATTTAGCATCATTTCGGATCCTCGAAATGATAAAAACCAAGTGTATTCTCTGGATAGCCTACTATTGATCATATTCGCATCGGTACTCAGCGGCTATGACTCCGTTGATGAGATGTGTGAGTTTGCAAGACTCAAGTTAGATTGGTTCAACAAATTTGTAAAACTGGAGAGGGCTCCGTGCCCTGAAACACTGAGATATTTACTGTGTTCAATAAAGCCGCAATCGCTGATAGATGTATTTGATGAGTTTGCCAAAACGCAAAAATATTGCAGTGACGGAGATTGTATTGCAATTGATGGCAAAACAATGAAAGGCACTGCGACATCGTCTACAGAAGCGCTACACGTTATAAGTGCCTGGTCGTCACAGTACGGAATCACGCTAGCGGCACTTGAATCAAAAGGCAAAAAGAACGAAATAAAAACGATTCCAGAGGTTATTGATCTCCTTGATGCACGCAAAGCTGTAATAACAACGGATGCAATGGGGTGCCAAAAAGCTATCGCCTCAAAAATAATAGAGAGTAAGAATGACTATGTTCTTCAGATAAAAGGTAACCAGAGACGTCTGTTTAATGAGATAAAAGCGTTCCATCATCTCCAATGCAGAGAAGGCTTTGACGTGGTCTAA
- a CDS encoding alpha/beta fold hydrolase — protein sequence MFRSIICGVALILLLGIGLVSCATKTTALQSTAYIESECVVLVHGLWRSGAAMQPIAEVLNQSGYNVVVIDYPSTRLAIPSLARTYIHEGVQECADSHPTKIHLVSHSMGAILIRQYLQDHMLPSGSKVVMLSPPNQGSELSERFAGRWWFDGVVGPAASSLTQHGIISRLAPLTVPVGIIAAKRNWSLWPDALLPEPNDGTVSLSSMALPEMNDWIEIESGHAMMRFNSAVQAQILHFLQHSHFLHTGT from the coding sequence GTGTTTCGGAGCATTATTTGTGGCGTAGCGCTAATCCTGTTACTCGGTATCGGTTTGGTCTCCTGTGCAACCAAGACCACAGCGTTGCAATCTACGGCTTATATTGAGTCAGAGTGTGTCGTTTTGGTGCATGGTCTTTGGCGCTCCGGGGCTGCAATGCAACCGATTGCCGAAGTCCTGAATCAGTCTGGTTACAATGTTGTTGTTATTGATTATCCATCCACCCGCTTAGCAATCCCGTCTCTTGCTCGCACGTATATCCATGAAGGTGTTCAGGAGTGTGCTGATAGTCATCCGACTAAAATCCATCTTGTGAGTCACTCCATGGGAGCCATACTAATCCGACAGTATCTGCAGGATCATATGTTGCCCTCTGGCTCAAAGGTCGTGATGCTAAGTCCGCCTAACCAAGGGTCTGAATTATCTGAGCGATTTGCGGGTAGGTGGTGGTTTGACGGTGTGGTGGGCCCTGCGGCCAGCTCGCTGACTCAACATGGAATTATTTCCAGGTTGGCGCCTTTAACGGTTCCGGTCGGTATCATTGCCGCAAAACGAAATTGGAGTCTTTGGCCGGATGCGTTGTTGCCGGAGCCTAATGATGGAACCGTTTCCCTTTCGAGCATGGCTTTACCAGAAATGAATGACTGGATCGAGATTGAAAGTGGCCATGCGATGATGCGTTTCAATTCTGCTGTTCAAGCACAGATTCTGCACTTCCTTCAACATAGTCACTTTCTGCACACAGGCACCTGA
- a CDS encoding site-specific integrase, with amino-acid sequence MLMHYGGLRLSECLHLWVEDIIPWDNMSALVKVYHPALGKDVSSRRSRREILSCQYGLKPRYEYPKSKSMHAGWKDPLLNSKKHRYFVVYWFPYSVGKTFNDLWRLYLSHQRSSDEGNHPFAFTTRTGAPQSVNGYNQSLKRAVNRIGLPFSKDAGTTAHGHRHSYGQALAGSGVDSLVIRSAMHHKSIESQEVYTQLTNMQVQAHLKNVESTLTHTIDKRIN; translated from the coding sequence ATGTTAATGCACTACGGTGGCTTGCGTTTAAGTGAATGTTTGCATTTATGGGTTGAAGATATCATTCCTTGGGATAATATGTCAGCACTGGTGAAAGTGTATCATCCGGCTTTGGGTAAAGATGTATCGAGCCGTCGCTCAAGGCGAGAAATCCTAAGTTGTCAGTATGGTCTCAAACCACGGTATGAGTACCCGAAGTCTAAGTCTATGCATGCTGGATGGAAAGACCCGCTGCTCAATAGTAAAAAACATCGCTATTTCGTTGTTTATTGGTTTCCGTATTCAGTTGGTAAAACCTTCAACGATCTGTGGCGTTTATACCTTAGTCATCAGCGTAGTTCCGATGAAGGAAATCATCCCTTTGCATTTACAACGAGAACTGGAGCACCGCAATCGGTCAACGGGTATAACCAATCACTTAAACGGGCAGTAAACAGAATTGGTTTGCCATTTTCTAAAGATGCCGGTACCACGGCTCATGGCCATCGTCATTCGTATGGACAGGCGTTGGCAGGCAGCGGAGTTGATTCACTAGTAATACGCTCTGCGATGCATCACAAGAGCATTGAGAGTCAGGAAGTTTATACGCAGCTTACCAATATGCAAGTTCAGGCTCACTTGAAGAATGTAGAGTCCACACTCACACATACAATCGATAAAAGGATAAATTGA
- a CDS encoding SpoIIE family protein phosphatase, with product MPVSTERVLVIDSEEFSRDALSNYLISKGYYVYSASCLMEATSAIGKERPDLVFADVDAQNMQSLVKALNSDKHYIPVVALGETASANDVISLLRAGAADYLLKPLNDLMDVDQVLVKLFDRVRLFRLNQRYRRELEEANKELKSGISELKADQNAGLKVQMKMLPDHDQVIENIFFDHLIKPSLFLSGDFLDYFRLDRERLLFYIADVSGHGASSAFVTVLLKNLTNRLLRNMRRGSSDDILYPDRFLMRVNKELMDTSLGKHLTMFVGIINVHDRTLTYALGAHYPMPVMVTEQDTYYLEGSGMPVGLFDEPEFNVYEIGLEYNFRMVMFSDGILEIMTEPSLAEKEKRLLELIREGSQTIEQLSAQFRLNGLNDLPDDIAILTLAEVCQKNAQL from the coding sequence ATGCCGGTTTCCACCGAAAGGGTATTGGTTATCGATAGTGAGGAATTTAGTCGAGATGCCCTAAGTAACTATCTAATATCAAAGGGGTATTATGTCTATTCGGCATCTTGTTTGATGGAGGCTACCAGTGCGATTGGAAAAGAGCGACCTGACCTTGTATTCGCTGATGTTGATGCTCAAAATATGCAGAGTCTAGTGAAAGCGTTGAATTCGGACAAACACTATATTCCTGTCGTTGCGCTGGGTGAAACTGCATCTGCAAATGATGTGATTTCTTTGCTACGCGCCGGAGCCGCAGATTACCTTCTGAAGCCACTGAATGATTTAATGGACGTGGATCAGGTGCTTGTGAAATTGTTTGACCGTGTCCGCCTGTTTCGTCTGAATCAACGATATCGAAGGGAACTTGAAGAGGCTAATAAAGAGCTCAAGAGTGGGATATCTGAGCTTAAAGCAGACCAAAATGCTGGACTGAAAGTACAAATGAAAATGCTCCCTGATCATGATCAGGTCATTGAGAATATATTTTTTGATCATTTGATCAAGCCATCACTATTTCTTAGCGGTGACTTTTTAGATTATTTCCGGCTTGATCGGGAGCGTTTGTTATTTTACATAGCCGATGTTTCCGGGCACGGAGCATCTTCTGCTTTCGTAACCGTTCTATTGAAGAATTTGACCAATAGATTACTGCGGAATATGCGCAGGGGGTCGAGTGACGACATTTTGTATCCTGATCGATTCCTGATGCGGGTTAACAAAGAACTAATGGATACCAGCTTGGGAAAACATCTCACCATGTTTGTGGGGATCATTAACGTACATGATCGTACGTTGACTTATGCGCTCGGGGCGCATTATCCGATGCCAGTCATGGTTACAGAACAGGACACATATTATCTTGAGGGCAGCGGAATGCCGGTTGGTTTGTTTGATGAGCCAGAATTCAATGTTTACGAAATTGGCTTGGAATACAATTTCCGTATGGTTATGTTTTCTGATGGAATATTGGAAATAATGACAGAGCCATCTCTTGCTGAAAAAGAGAAAAGACTGCTTGAACTTATTCGAGAAGGCAGTCAGACTATTGAGCAGTTGAGTGCGCAATTCAGGCTCAATGGATTGAACGATTTACCGGACGATATCGCAATTTTAACTCTAGCTGAAGTGTGCCAAAAAAATGCCCAGCTTTAA
- a CDS encoding aminotransferase class V-fold PLP-dependent enzyme, translated as MINQDLLKQFPIIENVTYLNHAAVAPWPKVTTEAVNQFAQENLEYGATHYPQWLNTEKQLRTKLKSLINASSTQEIALAKNTSEALSIIAYGINWTVGDEVLISNHEFPSNRIVWESLETKGVTVKTVNIDNTDDPTQTICDNITQRTKLVSISSVQYASGVRVDLQRIGIACRTQDTLFCVDAIQSLGAIPFDNQTIGADFIVADGHKWMLGPEGLALLYVRQSLIETLDLNQFGWHMVNARGNYDLTEWEPANDATRFECGSPNMLGIHALNASLNLILEIGVATIYENIQERIEFIHRKFTKVKDISILSPAAQEQRSGIITFKVNHLDKPQHSALHQTLMQNNIICAYRGGGIRFSPHFYTPITQLEAALDQVTSLI; from the coding sequence ATGATAAACCAAGATTTACTAAAACAATTCCCTATCATTGAAAATGTGACCTATCTCAATCACGCCGCCGTCGCGCCCTGGCCTAAAGTGACAACAGAAGCGGTCAATCAGTTTGCCCAGGAAAATCTTGAATACGGTGCAACACACTACCCTCAATGGCTCAATACCGAGAAACAGCTTCGCACAAAGCTAAAATCCTTAATCAATGCCAGCTCCACCCAGGAAATAGCCCTGGCAAAAAATACATCTGAAGCGCTATCGATCATTGCGTACGGGATTAATTGGACCGTCGGAGATGAGGTTCTGATTAGCAATCATGAATTTCCATCGAATAGAATCGTTTGGGAATCGCTTGAAACCAAAGGTGTAACCGTAAAAACCGTCAATATTGATAATACAGACGATCCCACCCAAACAATTTGTGACAACATAACCCAACGTACAAAGCTTGTATCCATTAGCTCTGTTCAGTATGCATCAGGGGTTCGAGTAGATCTTCAGCGTATTGGAATCGCTTGCCGAACCCAGGACACACTATTTTGCGTAGACGCTATCCAAAGCCTGGGCGCGATTCCGTTTGACAACCAGACTATTGGTGCTGATTTTATTGTTGCAGACGGGCATAAATGGATGCTCGGCCCAGAAGGTCTTGCCCTGCTTTACGTTCGACAATCACTCATTGAAACACTCGATTTGAATCAATTTGGTTGGCATATGGTTAATGCCCGTGGTAATTATGACCTTACTGAATGGGAACCTGCTAATGACGCGACTCGTTTTGAATGTGGCAGTCCAAATATGCTCGGGATTCACGCCTTAAACGCAAGCCTGAATTTAATTCTAGAAATTGGCGTCGCTACGATTTATGAAAATATTCAGGAGCGAATAGAATTTATCCACCGTAAATTCACCAAGGTTAAGGACATATCCATTCTTAGTCCGGCAGCACAGGAACAACGTTCTGGTATTATCACCTTCAAAGTGAACCATCTTGACAAACCGCAACATAGCGCACTTCATCAGACCTTGATGCAGAACAACATTATTTGTGCCTATCGCGGGGGTGGCATACGGTTTTCACCGCACTTTTACACGCCAATCACACAATTGGAGGCAGCCTTGGATCAAGTAACTTCGTTAATTTGA